TAGGCCAACAAATATATTGCTTGATAGGTCTAAAAATGACTTAGAAAAAACTATAGATTATATTCCTTCTAATGATATAAATAAAGAGATAGTCGAAAAAATCATTGAATACACTATAAACTCTTCTGCCCTTGTTTTTCCAAACTCAAGGATGAAGGTTGAAAAGCTAGCCTATATGCTAAAAAAAGAAATAGAGGATAGGAATCTAGCTACTAGGGTTTTTTCCCATCATTCATCCATATCCAAAATCCAAAGACAGGCTATAGAAGAATTTGCAAAAGATGGACGAGAAAATTTTATAATAGTGGCCACATCTACCTTGGAGCTTGGCATAGATATAGGATCTGTTGATAGGGTTATCCAAGTAGGATCTGTAGCATCTGTCTTATCACTGGCACAAAGACTTGGCAGGTCTGGTAGGAAGGTAAGAAAATCAATAATCCACCAGATAGGTACAAATCCTTGGGACCTACTCCAAGCTTTGGGAGCACTTTGTTTATATGAAAAAGGAATTTTGGATAAGATCGACCCTGTATCAAAGGCTTATGATATTTTTGCCCACCAGGTATTATCAAATCTCTTAGAAAAAAATGGTCTTAGAATAGAAGATTATTATAAAGAAAAGAACCAGGCCTTTGATGACATAGATGATGAAGAATTTAAAATTCTCACAGATTTTATGGTAGAAAAAAATTTTATAGAAGAAATTGATGGGGAATATATACTTGGTCTAGAAGCAGAAAAGCTGATGACAATGGGTTCTTTTTATAACCAATTTATTAGCAAATCTACTTATAGGGTTTATTTTGAAAAGCAACTATTAGGTGAAATTGAGTTAGGAGAGTACCTGGATAGGTCTGATAGGATTTTTTTAGCAGGGAGCCCTCGGGAAATTAACTCTATAAACCATAAACAAAAAAAGATAAGTGTTAAAAAATCAGAAGATACCAATAGCAAAAGTTTTTATTCATCAGGAAGCTTTGAAATCAGTGGGCAAATAAGGGCGGAGATGGAAAACATCTTGATAAATCTAGATACTTATAATTTTGATGAAAATATAAATGAGGCATTAAAACCCTTGGCAGAAGAAATAATAGATGAGAATTTTCACTTTGTAGAGGTAGAGGATAAAGAAGGACTTAGGACCTTTAAATCTAGCAAAATTAATAGGACTTTGGCCTTGTACCTAAATATCAGATCTGGAAGGACGTCTTATTATACTGATGATATAAAAACAACAATCCTAGGTCCTAGCATAAAAAAAGATTTGAAAAACCTTATAAAAAACCCTATTTTAGAAGATGAAATAATTGATTTTTTTGTGAAAAACCCTAGATATATGGATAATTTATTATCTGCAAACAAGTTTATGAACCTAGTGCCTGATCTTTTGAAAATAAAATATATAAGGGAAAATGTGCTTGACCAAGAAGGGACCGAAGATTATCTAAGCTTACAAAACTTGTAATTAAATATTTTTTATTTTGTGATATCCTTATATTAAGAATAGAAAGAGGAGGATATTATGAAATTTTTAAAGGGACTTTTAGTACTTGGCCTTGTTGGTCTTGGTGGAGTTTTTCTACAAGCATCAGGATCTATAGGACAAAAGGATTATGAAGATGAGCTAAGAGATAACAAAGCCAAGGTAGAAGAATACTTAGGCGAAGTAAGTGGAGTAGAAAAAGAATTTGTAGAAAAATATCTAAATCACGAGGACGAAGATCCGAGTGTGATTGTTAGCGAAAATACAAATATTGATACAGGAGAGTCATATAAATATATACAAGCTAGCGATTCAGAAAAAAATATTGAGATTGGCGGCAGGCTTGATGGGGTAATTTTCTTTAGAAAAGGCAATGAAAGATGTTGGATAGATACAAATAAAAAGATTTATTATACAGATACTTTCGATTATAGCAAAAATCCTAAGGAAGATTTGATAATTTCTAGGAATGAATGGATGATTTACGAAAAATTCTTAACAGGATATGAGAAATCTATAGAAAAATTAGATGATGGTTATAAAGTGACTTGTCTTGATGATTTGAA
This window of the Anaerococcus mediterraneensis genome carries:
- a CDS encoding DEAD/DEAH box helicase; translation: MNSFALLNRDMQKYIYENGWKSLSKIQDAAIKHMYGSENNLILAAPTASGKTEAAFLPAISRSTDLKDKLKILYISPLIALINDQYKRVFDMCKDLDISVISWHSEASEAKKDKLIENPKGILLITPESLEAMLINNKDKAEKLFYDLDYIIIDEIHGFLNTNRGLQLKSLLVRIQEYCKNPPRMIGLSASIGDMNYDLAKNFFINDRPTNILLDRSKNDLEKTIDYIPSNDINKEIVEKIIEYTINSSALVFPNSRMKVEKLAYMLKKEIEDRNLATRVFSHHSSISKIQRQAIEEFAKDGRENFIIVATSTLELGIDIGSVDRVIQVGSVASVLSLAQRLGRSGRKVRKSIIHQIGTNPWDLLQALGALCLYEKGILDKIDPVSKAYDIFAHQVLSNLLEKNGLRIEDYYKEKNQAFDDIDDEEFKILTDFMVEKNFIEEIDGEYILGLEAEKLMTMGSFYNQFISKSTYRVYFEKQLLGEIELGEYLDRSDRIFLAGSPREINSINHKQKKISVKKSEDTNSKSFYSSGSFEISGQIRAEMENILINLDTYNFDENINEALKPLAEEIIDENFHFVEVEDKEGLRTFKSSKINRTLALYLNIRSGRTSYYTDDIKTTILGPSIKKDLKNLIKNPILEDEIIDFFVKNPRYMDNLLSANKFMNLVPDLLKIKYIRENVLDQEGTEDYLSLQNL